TATGTATGGGCTTCCGATATGAGAGGCGGGGAAGTTTTTGATAATAACATATGTATGGATTTACATACATTGCATAGTCACGTGTTGATGGACTTGGCAGGAATCCTACGTATCACATATATGATGGTGATATGTCTCCTCTCGTATGTTCTGCTCATTATTTTATCACTTGGCCCTAGAAATGGAAACTGTCTGTTGCTCTTCAGAACGCGGCAGATGGTGGAAGGAGTCGGTGTTCTTCATTAGCAGCGTCTGTCTTCAGTCCCTACAAGGCTGGAGTCAGACCGTGTCTTCTATACCCATTTGTTATAGTAGTTTAGATACTGTATGCTACACCAGCcaagtgctgtatatacagggagtgaAGGAGGAGTTGTCAGTGTCCCGTTATACACAGCGGTCATAAATTATAGGCACGTCAGTCTTCATCTATGCCTGGGGTTTTAGGCCATAAGAATGGAATATAATAGATTTACATAGGAAGaaaatgcaaatctgacttccatgatgtaattaggatgtcagtgcctcaagaatgcacaccaatagagggcgctgactgagaatgtgcaattctatcttccatgatgtaattaggaagacagagtctcagtcaaacaaaccaatagagggcgctccctttaacatcattccGACCTTCtcacttgcacatcctcagtgagcgccctctattggtgtgcatacttgaggcactggcttcctaattacatcatggaagtcagatttgcatattcttcccatgttcctttgcagtggagcgctcatggctcaataagactccacacacctaaatggtggttctctccctatggagtgacaatatcccctcaacctaGATTTACATAGTTACTCACCTTACCTGTGCCCTATGTAATGAGGGTGATTGCGATTGACAGATGACCCCCTCCACTATTGGTTGAAAGCACCAGTCCCTCGATATTGGGCACTGAAAAGGCCCATGTGGCAAGATACACCGCAACCATTCCCCTGTATATCCCCTTAATATATGCCTGCAGCCAGAATTACTCTATCAGCTGATGTGCACAAAATGTAAAGTCAATAAAAATActaccctatgtgtccccgaaaatgaTGCCTGCAAGAAGTGGCCCTTAAAATGGCTAAGTTATGGCTGACAAAATAGGAAGAGGTAAATCCACAACTAAAGTTTTCTTGGTTCTTAAAGGGGGCATGCATGTCAAATAGGTGGAGGTCTGATACGTagcacccccgctgatcagctgctcCATCAGCCACTGGTGTGAGAACTAACACTAAGAATAGAGCCAGAAGCTGGTTTTGGTCTTGTGGGTAGGGGGCGGCAGAGGGCTGAGGACTACAGAATAGGTATGTAACCTGTACAGTCTTCTGTATAATAGTCCATGTCATAAGTGcagggaacattttttttttagcttgtaCACTGGACGATTGTGCAACCAACTCACCCCACCCCTTGCTGGCccgatagaaaaaaaataaaatctgtgttATTTTCTAGCAGCCGGGCGTCCCGTCATGTCCACTTGTGTTTACTTCCTGAGGGGAAGTGATGTTGACACAGCTTTAATGAAGAATAACCTTGTATATATACTGCTGGGAGCACTGACACCTAGATATAGCCAAGACTCTGCAGATCGGCCTCTtgtcattttttacattttgctaAAAGTAAAACCTGAATTCTTTCTGGCCCTGTTTTAGGCCCCTGTTCAGATAGGCGTCCTCAGACCCTGTATAACCTTGCACAGAAAGCTCTGCATGTAATCTCTAGTAAATTATTAGCTGCCTTAGTTATATTAGAAGACCTTAGAGGAGTTGTGTGGGGAGGTAAAtttatattaaaggagttgtgtgGGGAGGTaaatttacattaaaggggttgtgtggggAGGTTAAATTCACTTACCTGATCCAgtggataatgatgatgatggacTTGGGGGTTCTGGCCTCATCACGACCCCCGGTccaccccctctccttcctcaGGCTCATTTTACTGTAGTTAGCCAGCCCCAATAGCACAGATATTACATGTGGGATCGAGAGGGGGAAGGGGGCAGATTGACCCAGGGGTCGTGGGCTGGTTCCGATCACGTGACCTGGGGATCAGGCCATGCTGGAACTCCCAAGTCCATCATGAAAAATCCGCCAGAagaactaagggctcattcacatggggcaagagaggtcggattttgacgctgaatccacctcagaatccgccccctcacaatagaggtctatggagactgctagcttccttttttctgtgagtggtatgttccggctcatggaaaaaagaaatgagctgagctgtcctttcttcaggcggattctgcggatgAGTCGGCCCCGGCGTCCACCTTGTGACAgcgccctccagactaggcccattcatttgggcctactcctgagcgggaagccgcggcaggcgcattttggcccttttgtgacgtggcttcccgcatcataatctggaccaaaatacgcggttccgtgccccgtgtgaacaaggcctaaaatAAATTTAATGAGAGGTAACAATTTCATGGGGGTATCCAGGGAGTGTTTAACCATTACTTTCTCTATAGGTCTGTTTTTTTGAACCTTGAGTTTCTCTACTGTTTCTAACCCCAGGTCACGTGATCAGATCTAGCACCTTTCTCCTCTCCCGTGCTCCCTAATATCTACTTGTACTATGGGGCTGGCTATATAGATCATTGTAATAGTAACGTCAACCTTCACTATACAGGGAACACGGGCAAAGAGGAAGAAGGCAGAGCGTCTCAagtgctggttccaatcacataGCCCAAAATCTGAAACAGAAACCTGAGATTTGACCCAAATAGTGTTAAAGCATTCGCTTTCTCTGTGGCtctaattatttattttacatattccgcagcgctttacagatagtcTCAACACTGTCCcttattgggctcacaatctacaatccctatcagtatgtctttggagtgtggtagTACCCGAAGGAAACCCacccaaacactgggagaacatacaaactccttgcagatgctgtccttggctggatttgaatctaggactccagcgctgcaaggctaccatGCTAAACCTGTAATGGGATCACCCTTTTACTGGGGTAGCTCCTCCATAGTGAGGGGATGAGAAGGCAGAGCCACaggggaatgcaaaaaacagcagcCTAAACCAATGATGAGGCAGGGGATGTCTCAGACTACCTAAGACTCCTTGTAGACGCTGTAACATAGCTGTAGTCTCAGATCTCAGCTTTATCTTAATTGAGCTGAGCAACGAAGGAGCAACGAAAAATCCGTTGCAAAATGCACTTCTGCCTTGTATGTTATTTTTAAGCTCAGGGGTGTGAGGTCACTATTAATGTTGTCTtctcccttttatttttttgcagacgtCCTGACTGTATTTCATTATACTTCATTCATCATCTTGTGGGAATATGCCTgtgaagaaaaagagaaaaacccCTGCTTCTGATGAAGTGAACCTGAAGAAATGTAGAATCACTAGGTACTAGCAGGGCCGTACTCTGCAGCCGCCATTGCTTCTTGGCTCTCTTCGGGATTGTATTCACAATGTACTGTGTTTTTTCTCAGTTATTGCAGGACACAGACCCCAAACAGAGTCATAAGTGAGGATCTGTTCTCCAGTAAGAAGTGTCTGGCTTGGTTTAATGAATATGCAGGTCAGTACGGTAAGACTGTACAGTAACCATGTGGCCGCCATATTGACAGAAGATGCAAGTGCATGGCGGGCAGATTGACAATTTCAGCCTTTGCCTTAACATGACTATCACTGCTCGAGGGGTGATGTAGGGCCAGAGGAGACCTGAACATTTGTGCCTGTTTGTAGACGAAGCGGTCAGATGaggccccacccccagtgcacttgcaggctggttTGTCTAAATATAGAAAGATGATTTCTGCATTTCTTTGTTGATCTGTGGCCACAAAAATATGTTTTGGTTCCTATTAAAGGTGCCTCGATGGCACTATTATTGTCTTGATGGGCTTTTTGGTTTAATTATCACCGCTCTAGGGTTCACGCAAGGTCACAGTTTTTGTTACATTGGTCATGTGACAAATATATACATAGCCAGTGCATCCAATCCTCCTCAATAGCCTTGCGCCATACATGGCATCACCGCTGAGGCGAACAGTGGTCATGTgtgttagagatgggtgaatctctGATTTGTTTAGATTTGGGTTTAGGACAGAGATTCATTTTGAGTTGAATAAGACataacacggtcagggctcctaggaacctatctataaaacatagtgtaggacactgtcagggctcctaggaacctatctataaaacatagtgtatatactgtcagggctcctaggaacctatctataaaacatagtgtagtacactgtcagggctcctaggaacctatctataaaccatagtgtagaacactgtcagggctcctaggaacctatctataaaacatagtgtatatactgtcagggctcctaggaacctatgtataaaacatagtgtagtacactgtcagggctcctaggaacctatctataaaacatagtgtaggacactgtcagggctcctaggaacctatctataaaacatagtgtatatactgtcagggctcctaggaacctatctataaaacatagtgtatgacactgtcagggcttctaggaacctatctataaaacatagtgaagaacaatatcagggctcctaggaacctatctataaaacatagtgtagaacactgtcagggctcctaggaacctatctataatacatagtgtagaatactgtcaggactcctgggaacttATCTTTATAAACTTCTAGCTCTAAAGCaagcacagctgaagttatgtgaaAGTGGCATTGTTATACTTTAGGGTCTGTTCATGACAGTCGGTGTTCCCATGTGCACACTGGTGGCCCATGACGTCGGAGTGCGCACGCTGCGAGGACGTCCAATAGAGttgagggaaggggagtataaatgACTTTAGTTTTTACAAGCTTTTAATCTGCCAGAAGTTTTGATCCCTAGGGGTCTGTTTCTCATCAGTACCTAAATCAGAGGGGCAGAAGTGTACATCGGAGCCTTGTGCAGCTTTGTTTCTACTCTCCTGTGTGAGGTGCATGTATTCATAGACCTCACATAGGCCTTGCAGATCCACACCCTGCTGGTCACAATCTCTAGTTATAAATGCTTTTGTGATCCACAAATGTTTCTTCTCTTGAACAGGTCCAGATGAGATTGTTGGTCCAGAAGCTATGGAAAAATTTTGCGAAGACATAGGTGTTGAACCAGAAAATGTAAGTTTAGTGTGGTGGTTTGTAtactaaagggagtctaccacctcctcctaTGACCAAACACAAACCATACTGACCTCTTCAATGTCCCACCAGGCCAGGGCAGATACCGGTCACTGATTTTTGTTTATAGGCCTTCCAGCGGACGATACAGCATGACCCTTGGGCAACCCCCTACTCAACACCTGTATGTTTGGACTGAAAAGTGTTAAGAAAATCTAAGTCAGTTTCCTTAAGTGTTTTCTCCCACTTAGCAGATTTTAGCAAATTGGCTGCCTGATCCAGGTCCGTGGGGGTTGTGATTGAGGTTCCCTGTTATAACAGAGTAGCCTTATTGTACAGGAATCTAGAATGTAGAACTTTTATCCTGATGTTCTTAAAAATGACTTTGGTCACCATTTGTAAAaatcagatttatttatttattttttaaatttctaaTATTTTCTCATTGTTCTCATCAGATAATCATGTTGGTTCTGGCTTGGAAACTAGAAGCAGAAAACATGGGCTTTTTCACGAAGGAAGAATGGTTAAAAGGAATGACCTCAATACAGTAAGTGCCTATTACTGTGTATAATAAGACTGGCTAGAAGGCCATTGCCTACGGGACACCACAATGGGAAAATCTGCTGTGAAAAGTGTTTTTAATATAGACAAGAATTTTCCTATTCAAGATCTGTCCTGGAGGAATACTTCATAAGTTGTCAGGAGTTAAAGGGCTGGTCTAGGGTTAGAAAATCGCACCATGTGGGTCTATAGGTTGCCTCTAATATTGCAACTCAGCTCTATTTATGTGTGGGGCTGGGCCACAATATCACTCATGGTGTTGTTTTTCTAAATACGAAATGTGGTCTGTGTGGCAGCGGCATTGTAAACCTGACCACGGTTCATATGAGCAGGACTCCCGGGCATCTGTAATGCTAGCAGTGTATATATGGGACTAGTAATATAGGACATTAGTCCCACAGGGACACCAAGCATGGTAGATGACTGATACTGAGAGTTCCATTCATATGAGCTGGGTCACGCGGCTGGCACACGGACTGCAAGAAACCGGCCTAAGGCTTTTCTAAGTAGTTAGGAGTGAATGGTGACCGGTGCCCGAACTCCGATATATCCTCTGTTCTGTGATTCTGCTCTCATGTTAACCTGCTTTCCATGCTTGTGTTTAAGATGTGACTGCACAGAGAAGTTACAGGGTAAATTTGATTATCTCCGCGCTCAACTGAACGATAACACTGCCTTTAAGAATATTTACAGATATGCTTTTGATTTTGCTAGGGTAAGTACATGCATCATCCCTCCCCACAGTGGCCGAGCCTCTGTGAGACCAGTATAGTAGTCATACATCCATATTTACTATTATATAGCCTttatgtaaggcccggttcacatctgctatcaggtcattctgttcccctatccacatgaaatatagagagagaaaaatcctgcaagcagcacttttctctctgcatttcttgtgcggaaaccacacggaccctattatagtctacggagtccacaggtttcccgctttttttttatgcggataggtttccgttcatccCCTAGCGGACTCccgtacgcagatgtgaacagggcctgacaCAGAGGACCCTTCTCTAGTTAAGACGTCTAAGCaggtaaaaaatggaaaaaacctttATAGGATGACACCTAATGCACATGCAGTGTTCAAGCTCAGGGGATGTCCGCGGATCCATTCTGTTCCGGTGAATATAGAGCAGGTTCTATGCTACTCTGTGTCCTTAGAATGGATCAGAAGCCCCTCATAGAGACGAGTACATCACAGAAGGCACTTGGTGTCAGTTATAGTGTATTCCACAGCCAAATCGGCGCCCACCTCGAACAACACCTCTTCTATACTAGAATGTCTTAAGATCGCTCTATATGCAACTATATTTTCGGTTGCTTACTATATAATTTATTACGTGTAACTTTTTGTTGTGTAATCGTTACATTTTATAGAATTATGTAATAATTTTATGCATTATTGTAGGATAAAGACCAGAGGAGTCTGGACATTGATACGGCAAAATCCATGTTGGCACTTCTACTAGGAAGGACGTGGCCATTGTTTTCTGTATTCTATCAGTATCTAGAGGTAAGAGAGACAACCAGTTGAACCAAAATTTGCAACAGCGCCCTGCCCACACCAGTTTTCTGTTGCCAGTTACAATGGAAATCTGTACCAGTTCCTCACTGGCGTAGACCTCTGTTCTGTTGCACAGGAGTGTCCCTGATCTATGTACAGGTCGCAgcctctttatatatatatatcagtcgtAGCCTTCACTAAGACCGGGGTatgaaatgtcagtcttaatataTCTGCCCCAGTCTATCATCAGTATCATAAATCTGGAACACCCCACACTCCAACCCCAGCatggctgctatacagtggacataaCCTCCTAGAACTGCCTACAAAAGCTGATCGACCATTGAGTCCAGTCCAGTCCATTGATTGAGTCCTGTTGTCGCACTGCCACCGATCTTATACTGACTGTTATGAGGCAAGGACATCAATACCAAAAACTGCCCCCCTGGCCAAAAAAACACCTTAAAATGTTGGTTTATATCTGCTGATGACCCATGTGAACGTTTTCTCATGAACTACATCACCACTTTTCTTCTTCTGTATTCAACAGCAATCAAAATACAGAGTAATGAACAAAGACCAGTGGTACAACGTGTTAGAATTCAGCCGCACTGTCAACGCCGATCTTAGTAACTATGATGAAGACGGGGCCTGTGAGTATTTCTGGAGTTCACAATACCTGGATTTATAGGCAGTGATCCAATTGAAAATGTAAATTGATCTACAGAGAGAGCTCAACAATATTATAGATCCATCACTTGTAATGATACCGTGTTTCCCTGCATGTCTTATAGAGTGGGTTGTCCCCTGCTCcacaagacacccccccccccccccccccccccccgagaataagacatgacctatatttaggacgagaatttaatataagacactgtcataTTTTCGGGGAAACGCGGTACTGAGTTAGTGACCCTGTAATTCACTATGTGCAATATAGTTCCTCTGATTCTGTGTCCCTCTGGATTTCTGTAGACGGGTCACCAGCATCTGCCTTGAAAGTCTATGGCATGTTCACAACCTTGTGCATGATTGAACAGCACGGATGACACACAAATGTTATCTGTATGCCATCCATGCTTCATTGGGACCAGTGAGCACAGTCTGCAAAGCTGACAGATATAAGGGCTGTTTTGTTCATGTGTAAGGGAGCAATGGAAATGAATGGACAATGTACTAGCCCTGAAAAACACTTTGAGCACACGGACTGTCGTGTGCATAGGcctaagactaagttcacatctgcgctggagacTCCTTCACAACCcgaaacaaaaaaaagttctgcaatggactccattgtagtcaatggggccAGAAGGAACAGATAggctgacgctagtgtgaacctaacgtgaGCTATTGCTCTCTGTCTGGTTGGATTCAGTGGTCACTGGCACTGATCCATCCAGGAAAAGGGTTGAGGGTGTATAAGGTTACAAAAGCCTAGACTTAGGTACAGGTGCTATATATGGGTGACCGCATCAGCAACAAGGACTTTGCATCTATTATAATGAATACCATGTGTAGCCTCATGCACAAAAGTCACAATGTGGTTGTATGAAcaagtctgtcaggtccaaatcCTCACTCGTGCCTTGTATGGACCTTGAATAGAAGCAGAAACGTATTAACGAAGCAATGCACAGAGAATCCTCTTTTTATGTATATGCAAATcaacctgcaagtgcactggaggcggggccTGACGTGCCAGAAAGAAGCAGAGGCTAAAAGCTGCAAATGCTCAGGAATTGACCCTATTTATAGGCCATGTGAGTCCCGTCCCTGTTGCACTTGCACCTGATTTGTGCCAATAAAGGGTATGTGCTGCTCCTAGTAAAGGCCCCCATATAGCatcattattggtttgggaggcgtTGGGACCTGACCTATCCCCTTTTTAACcttatctgttgtctattccattcctACTAATAATTTTGACACTTGCATCTCTCTGCAGGGCCCGTCCTCCTGGATGAATTTGTCGAATGGCATAAGGTCCGTCAGACATCATTATAGCAAAATATATtctgggggggggatgggggagaAAACAAACTTTCGGATGCTCTTAACACAAAGTGTTTGAAGAATACGTTCATCTTTACTGAAGCCTtcgacttttttcttttttttggtttttaacgGAACTGAAGTTTTCTTGTTACACTTGGAATCAGGAAGAGCCGGCGTCAGACTTGTCCTTACACTTGTCTTAATCCACATGAAGCTTTGTCATGGTCCCTACCAGCCAGATGTCAAACCTTTCCGGGTGACAACGAAGCCAATGAATTGGCGCCTTGTTGTTTCCGAACCACCTAGATCCGCATACACATGGAGCGTCTATTCTGTGCACCAGCGAATgtcttggggaaaaaaaacaaacctactACTCTTGGGTTAGACGTCACATCTGTATTGTAACCCATAAGACACGTACAATATTTTTTGTGCATCCTTTTCAATGGAAATGTTACAGCAATTTCAATAATTTGGcactacatttttgtttttttttggccttttagTTGCTATATTACCATATGTGACAATGCCGAGGGGGCTATTGGCAGGGGATAGAAAATGTACCCGAATATGCTCACAGTACAAGATATTAAAGGGATCTGTTCTTCTCGAGAAACCAGTACCACTTATGTATATCGCTTTTTGACTAGTGTTGCACTTTagcaccattcaaatgaattataGGTGAAGCGCAATACCAGAGACGGCCACACGGACAGCAGTGGCGCTGTTTATAGAATAAGGCACAATGACTTCTGATTCGTGACGTAAGATTGCTGGGTCGTACTGTGACTACTTTTACTTTATAAAATGTATGGAACCGCATTACGACCAAGGGAATGTCATGACTGCAAATTTACATCAATCTTTCATGAGACAAAGTCAAAGCCATGTATCCCTAGACTACTGCAAACTACTTTTTTCATATTCTGGACTGCTCCTTTAAAAGGGTCTCCGCATGTATAGGATCAATCGTCGTCTGACGTGTTGCTTTAAGCAATCCCCTCTTTGTCTTTAGGACTCGCCCCGAGAAGTTTCTCTTAAAAGAGCTATATAGGACAGCAAAAGCTGTCAGCACTTTTTCTCCCCCCCCTATAAACAGCTCCACTCTTTACtggtggttgtgtctggtattgcaagcgAGTACATTGGCCTGAACTGTATTACCAGCAATGGCACTGGAGCAAGGCTGGCACCATTGGGagttcatgttttgttttgtttttttgtgctgCCATCTTATTGTTTCCAGATTTGACATAGTGTCATTGAGGCTGAGGccgcacgttgcggaaacacagctttatttattgcgttttgttttgtttttttagccaaagcccggagtggattgagcagaaggtagaagtataagaatttcctatatatttcccattccttttgtggacgTTCTtggttttggtttaaaaaaaaatcgcagcaagggaaaaaatgctgcgtttctgcaacacggGACCTGAACCTAAAGGAGTTTCTCCAtcacatatcagcccagcccacAGATGGGAGTCATTGTTTTCCCCTGTTGCTGAGAGGGGCGATATATTATGCAGATCAGCTCTGGGTGGGTGATGCTGCTTACCGTGTTGGAGCAATGACCATGCCCCCCTTGTTCCAAATAGCCCATTTACATAACATTGCCCCTCTTGGCAAGGTGGACAACAccatatgattcaggtgaccctatatCTGTGGGGTGGGTTGTGGTGGCAGTCTTATAGCTGCAGATACTACTCAAGACTCCTATCCTATGGGCGCTGGGACTGTAAAGGTGGCCACAACTTCTTGACTTTTCTTGGAAGTCCCATAGTCTTGCATGTGCGGCCTCCTCTCCAGTTATATACCTGGGCCCACTACAATATCCAGAGCATTCCCATTTGTCTCCGTC
This sequence is a window from Leptodactylus fuscus isolate aLepFus1 chromosome 2, aLepFus1.hap2, whole genome shotgun sequence. Protein-coding genes within it:
- the DCUN1D5 gene encoding DCN1-like protein 5, whose amino-acid sequence is MPVKKKRKTPASDEVNLKKCRITSYCRTQTPNRVISEDLFSSKKCLAWFNEYAGPDEIVGPEAMEKFCEDIGVEPENIIMLVLAWKLEAENMGFFTKEEWLKGMTSIQCDCTEKLQGKFDYLRAQLNDNTAFKNIYRYAFDFARDKDQRSLDIDTAKSMLALLLGRTWPLFSVFYQYLEQSKYRVMNKDQWYNVLEFSRTVNADLSNYDEDGAWPVLLDEFVEWHKVRQTSL